From one Streptomyces sp. R41 genomic stretch:
- a CDS encoding putative T7SS-secreted protein yields the protein MSGLRKKLTGCAKVLEETHELVTKLMDGSYWKGDAAVAFREQLDGGTLPLNLKNAAHSIRKAAKQLDRWEGELDDFQRRAKRLEEDAKDAQAAVNRAKGHANKAGNSPDLDKKGARHDDAQKALTKANTAVDDAEEALEKIRGKARKLADEHELQAQHRARKIRDATKKLAPHEPGWFDSALDWLDENLPDILSTAAAVIGLVALFVVSGGTAAAVLLLAAAAFSAAALGMRVFGDPTLRASLWDGFTKGEFDTDFWSNLVTVGGDALGMLPGVGAAGKGVAAAVRATGETGEALTFVPRVARFGSSTMENAKAISDLDNALLGFTVRGARAAQITRAAEVTSASVGVATAGFGLVMTAVDTDDDGIKDGSMASIDGVRLGLDVGGLVNVARHVF from the coding sequence GTGAGCGGCCTGCGCAAGAAGCTCACGGGGTGCGCGAAGGTCCTTGAAGAGACGCATGAGCTCGTCACCAAGCTCATGGACGGCAGCTACTGGAAGGGCGACGCCGCCGTCGCCTTCCGCGAGCAACTCGACGGCGGCACACTGCCCTTGAACCTGAAGAACGCTGCGCACTCCATCCGCAAGGCGGCAAAGCAACTCGACCGCTGGGAAGGCGAGCTCGACGACTTCCAGCGTCGAGCGAAGCGACTCGAAGAGGACGCGAAGGACGCCCAGGCCGCCGTGAACCGAGCGAAGGGCCACGCCAACAAGGCGGGCAACAGCCCTGACCTGGACAAGAAGGGTGCCCGGCACGACGACGCGCAGAAGGCCCTGACCAAGGCGAACACGGCGGTGGACGACGCCGAGGAAGCACTGGAAAAGATCCGAGGCAAGGCCCGAAAACTCGCCGACGAGCACGAGCTCCAAGCCCAGCACCGGGCGCGCAAAATCCGCGACGCCACGAAGAAGCTGGCACCGCACGAGCCGGGCTGGTTCGACTCGGCACTCGACTGGCTCGACGAGAACCTTCCGGACATCCTCAGCACCGCGGCGGCCGTTATCGGGCTGGTGGCACTGTTCGTGGTGTCGGGCGGGACGGCGGCTGCCGTTCTGCTGCTCGCCGCTGCAGCTTTTAGCGCAGCGGCGTTGGGGATGAGGGTTTTTGGTGACCCAACGCTGCGTGCCTCGCTGTGGGACGGATTCACCAAGGGAGAGTTCGACACGGACTTCTGGAGCAACCTCGTTACGGTCGGCGGCGACGCCCTCGGCATGCTGCCCGGGGTCGGTGCTGCGGGCAAGGGTGTTGCGGCTGCCGTGCGGGCAACTGGGGAGACAGGGGAGGCACTCACGTTCGTACCGCGAGTGGCCCGATTCGGAAGCAGCACCATGGAAAATGCGAAGGCCATCTCCGACCTGGACAACGCTCTACTCGGCTTTACGGTTCGAGGTGCCCGAGCAGCACAGATCACCAGAGCGGCCGAGGTCACATCAGCCTCAGTCGGTGTTGCCACTGCGGGCTTCGGCCTGGTCATGACCGCGGTGGACACCGACGACGACGGGATCAAGGACGGCTCCATGGCGAGTATCGACGGAGTACGGCTTGGCCTGGACGTCGGAGGGCTCGTCAATGTTGCCCGGCACGTCTTCTGA
- a CDS encoding ATP-binding protein codes for MRSASLRLTALGDGWLRVGVWDSSPHIPAPFDKPPGDRVRPAREDAGGGRGLLLVQEYADSWGGWPLGDDLLGKGAGKLLWFEVGGPGAAPAGAA; via the coding sequence ATGCGGAGCGCCTCCCTGCGGCTGACGGCATTGGGGGACGGGTGGTTACGGGTGGGGGTGTGGGACAGCAGCCCGCACATCCCCGCGCCCTTCGACAAACCGCCCGGCGACAGGGTTCGGCCCGCTCGCGAGGACGCCGGCGGCGGGCGGGGGCTGCTCCTCGTACAGGAATATGCAGACTCGTGGGGTGGCTGGCCGCTCGGCGACGACCTGCTCGGGAAGGGAGCCGGAAAGTTGCTGTGGTTCGAGGTCGGCGGGCCCGGGGCTGCGCCGGCTGGGGCTGCCTGA
- a CDS encoding Scr1 family TA system antitoxin-like transcriptional regulator, which yields MDFGGPSVARAQLQHLIEMCELAHVTVRVIPFGADHFPSTGQSFDYVEGPVPRLDTVQLDTHHGGCGFLDAEAQLSKYRSVLDHMEPCALSPTESHDFLQRLIRDI from the coding sequence ATGGACTTCGGCGGTCCATCCGTCGCCCGCGCTCAGCTCCAGCACCTCATCGAGATGTGCGAACTGGCCCATGTCACCGTCAGGGTGATTCCCTTCGGCGCCGACCACTTCCCCAGCACGGGTCAGTCCTTCGACTACGTCGAAGGGCCCGTCCCGCGGCTCGACACCGTCCAGCTGGACACACACCACGGCGGCTGCGGATTCCTCGACGCGGAGGCACAGTTGAGCAAGTACCGTTCCGTGCTGGATCACATGGAGCCGTGTGCACTCAGCCCCACCGAGTCACACGACTTCCTCCAACGCCTCATCCGGGACATCTGA
- a CDS encoding DUF397 domain-containing protein — MQTFHWQKSTYSGDSSNCVYVAATATGTVHLGESDEPHIILTTTRARLHELIRTLKAPPSTHSA; from the coding sequence GTGCAGACCTTCCACTGGCAGAAGTCCACCTACAGCGGGGACAGCTCGAACTGCGTCTACGTAGCCGCCACGGCCACCGGAACCGTCCACCTCGGCGAGAGCGACGAGCCGCACATCATCCTCACTACGACCCGCGCCCGCCTACACGAGCTGATACGAACCCTGAAGGCGCCCCCTTCCACGCACAGCGCCTGA